In the Mycolicibacter sp. MU0102 genome, one interval contains:
- a CDS encoding lysylphosphatidylglycerol synthase transmembrane domain-containing protein: protein MRPVLVGLVAVVLTVELVLVWDQVSAAWCSLCRADARWLLGAVVAAAASMHSFAQIQRTLLGSAGVHVSQRQSEAAFYAANSLSTTLPGGPVLSATFLYRQQRRWGATPVVASWQLVMSGVLQAVGLAVLGLGGAFLLGARSNPFSLLFTLGGFIALLLLAQAVASRPELIDGIGVRVLSWFNSMRARPLDAGLATWRRLLGQLESVSLGRRDLSTAFGWSLFNWVADVACLACAAYAAGGRASVAGLTVAYAAARAAGTIPLIPGGLLVVEAVLVPGLVSSGLTLPDAISAVLIYRMISWVLISAAGWLVFFFVFRTDNAADHDTDEYAPVLSEPRSVGSPHRPEVRSPAGRSPAGRLRAGRQAVRHPAGRPEPARPAIARAPAAG from the coding sequence GTGCGCCCCGTCCTGGTGGGTCTGGTCGCGGTCGTGCTCACGGTCGAACTCGTGCTGGTGTGGGATCAGGTTTCCGCCGCGTGGTGCAGTCTCTGCCGTGCCGACGCCCGCTGGCTCCTCGGAGCGGTGGTGGCCGCGGCGGCATCGATGCACAGCTTCGCGCAGATCCAGCGGACGCTACTGGGCTCGGCCGGTGTGCACGTATCGCAACGGCAGTCCGAGGCCGCCTTCTACGCCGCTAACTCGCTCAGTACCACCCTGCCCGGTGGCCCGGTGCTGTCGGCGACCTTCTTGTACCGGCAGCAACGCCGTTGGGGTGCGACCCCGGTGGTGGCGTCATGGCAACTGGTGATGTCGGGGGTACTGCAGGCGGTCGGGCTGGCCGTGCTGGGCCTCGGCGGCGCGTTCCTCCTCGGGGCCCGTAGCAACCCGTTCTCGCTGTTGTTCACCCTCGGCGGCTTCATCGCGCTGCTACTGCTGGCGCAGGCGGTCGCCTCACGACCGGAGCTGATCGACGGTATCGGCGTTCGCGTGCTGTCCTGGTTCAACTCGATGCGTGCCCGGCCCCTGGACGCCGGGCTGGCGACCTGGCGCCGGCTGCTGGGCCAACTGGAGTCGGTGAGTCTGGGCCGCCGCGACCTGTCGACGGCGTTCGGCTGGTCACTGTTCAACTGGGTCGCCGACGTCGCCTGCCTGGCGTGCGCCGCCTATGCCGCCGGTGGGCGGGCGTCGGTGGCCGGTTTGACGGTGGCCTACGCCGCCGCCCGCGCGGCGGGGACGATTCCGCTGATCCCCGGTGGCCTGTTGGTGGTGGAGGCCGTGTTGGTGCCGGGCCTGGTGTCGAGCGGGCTGACGTTGCCCGACGCGATCTCTGCAGTGCTGATCTACCGGATGATCAGCTGGGTGCTGATATCAGCCGCCGGCTGGCTGGTGTTCTTCTTCGTCTTCCGCACCGACAACGCGGCCGACCACGACACCGACGAGTACGCGCCGGTCCTCAGCGAACCGCGATCGGTTGGGTCACCGCACCGGCCGGAGGTCCGCTCACCGGCAGGCCGGTCACCGGCAGGCCGCCTACGGGCAGGCCGCCAGGCAGTCCGCCACCCGGCAGGCCGCCCTGAGCCTGCACGGCCTGCAATAGCCCGAGCACCTGCGGCAGGCTGA